GGTTCAGTTTCGGCTGGATGGGCATAACCCTGCAAGGCTGGGGCGACAACCTGGCAAAACTAAAAGCACTGCAGGAAACCGCCGAAGACAATTATTTCCGCCAGCAAGCCAAGAAATTCAGCCAAGACCTCGACGGCATCACTTTAATCAACAATGTCCATGTCTTTACCGCCACAGACGCCGGCCTGATCAAAAACACCCAGGTAGCCATTGAAAACGGCAAAATCATCGCCGTCGGCAAAGACGCCAACATTAAGGCCGCAAGAACCATAGACGGCAAAGGCAACACCCTGATGCCGGGCCTGTGGGACATGCACAGCCATATCTCCCTCCAGGGAGGCTATTTGAATATTGCCGCCGGCATCACCAGTGTCAGGGACCTGGCCAACGAGCATAACCAGCTGATGGAAGCCACCAAGCTGTTCAATAACAACGACGCCATCGGCCCGACCATCTACCGGGCAGGCTTTATCGACCAGCAAAGCCCCTACTCCGCCCCCACAGGCAAGCTAGCCACCAGCTTGGAGCAGGCACTGGAATACATCGACTGGTACGGCGAGCGCGGCTACCAGCAGATCAAAATCTACAGCTCCATCAATCCCGAATGGGTACCGGCACTGGCGAAAAGAGTCCATAAAAACAACATGAAACTCAGCGGCCATATTCCCTCTTTTATGACCACAGAGCAGGCGGTAAAAGACGGCTTTGACGAGATCCAGCATATCAATATGCTGTTTTTAAACTTCCTTGCCGACAAAGACTCGGACACCCGCACCCCGCTGCGCTTTACCCTGGTGGGCGATAAGGCAGGAGAGCTGGACCTGGACTCCAAAGCAGTGAAGGATTTTATCGCCCTGCTGAAAAAAGAAGACGTCATAGTGGACCCAACCGTCACCATTTTCGAAGGCATGTTCTTAAATAAAGCCGGTGAAATCGACCCCAGCTACCAGGCGATAGCAGAGCATATGCCTGCCGACGTCAGGCGCGGTTTTCTTTCTTCCTCTCTCGATATCAACGCCGACAACGAAGCCGCCTACAAACGCTCGTTCCAGGCATTGCTGAAGATGATCAAAAAGCTGCATGACGCAGGAGTCCGCCTGGTGCCCGGCACAGATGCCCTGGAAGGTTTCACCCTGCACCGGGAACTGGAGTTATATGCCCAGGCAGGTATCAGCAATGAAGAGGTATTAAAAATTGCCACTGTAAATTCCGCCAGGATCGCCGGTCAAGAAAACGTCGGCACCATCGCTCCTGGGCAGACGGCAGACTTTATTTTGCTGGAAGGCAATCCGCTGGAAAACATCAGCGATATCCGCAACGTCGCCCTGGTGTTTAAGGGGGAGAAGTTATATAAGCCGAATGAGTTGTATCAGGCTATAGGTATTAAGCCTTTCAGTGCTTTTCATTAAGAGTACTTTGATTTAATTAGTTCCAGGACATTAAGTTTAAGTATTTAATGGCCTGGAACTGAACTAAAAATTATTAAATCCATAGATAACTAATATCTATCTCTGGATTAGCGATCTAGATAGAAGTACGCCACAATTTAGAGGTTCCTTATAATCACGGATGAATATAAGCATGCCTTCAGTTAACAGCAAAGATAACTACAGGACCAAGTTAAAATTTGCCTTAAAAGGAAGTTTGCTTATATTCCTAATTCTCTCAATCGCTACCATAACCAAAGGAATGGCAGATATGTTTGGGTTTTTCAAAAAATACGATGTACACCTATGCCCTGAAGTAAAAGGCCAAATATTTAATCAGGGCAAACCATTGGCTGGAGAAAAGATCATCCGCTACCTGAGCTATGTCGATTACAAAGACCGTTTTGATCATACCTTCACAGATGAAGAAGGAAGGTTCTCTCTGCCGGAAGTTAATATCCGCTCTAAACTACCCGGTAATTTTTTGGTAGAACATAATACCTTACAGATTATCTATATCGAACAAAACAAAAAGAAATATACCTTATGGAATTCCAGTCTGGAAGGCTATGAACCAAAAGCCGCCTACGCACGTAAATTATCTTCTTTAAATTGTGACTTAACTTCTCCAGACGTTAGCTTTGAATTTGCCAATGATCAAAATCCACAGCGACCACATTATGCCGGGAGCATTTGCCGCTGGGATAAAGATTTTAAAATTTATTAAGCACATTAATAGCTACTCATTATTTCCAGATTAAACAACTGGCTAAAATATCAACAGCACATTACAATGTAATTTTCTCATGATCATGGATGAATATGAGCACCTCTTTTACTACCAGTAAAAATAACAATAAAAGTAGCAAGAAAAGAAAATTAATTTTTCCCCTAATAGCTTGCCTGTCTTTGTTATTGCTCACCTTGTTTACCGTGATTTTCCCGACAGAAGGAATGGCGGATATGTTTGGATTTTTCAAAAAATACGATGTGCATTTATGCCCGGAAGTAAAAGGCCAGATACTCAAAGAAGGAAAAGCAGTAGCTGGCACTGAAGTTATTCGCAGCCTGACCTATGTTGATAACAAAGAACGCATAGACAGTGTAAAAACAGACAATGAAGGTTATTTTATCTTTCCCGAAGTCAATATCCGCTCTAAAATGCCCGGCAACTTTATGGTGGAGCATACCACCAGACAGATCATCTTTGTTGAAGATGAAGATCAAAAACGCCCTCTCTGGTTATCAACCCACACCGGTATAAAGCCGGTATCAACTTACAATAAAAAATTGGCATCCTTGAACTGCGATTTAACCTCACCGTTGGCGCACTTTGAATTTACCCATGAATATAACCCCGACAGACGCCACTCAGCTGCCAGTATCTGCCGCTGGGAAGAAGACTTTGAAATTTATAAAATTGAAGAATAAAACAAATAAACAAACTATAATAAAAGGAATTTATTATGAGTGTACTCACCCCAAGGATTGCGGCTGAACTGGCAGAATTTGTCTATCAATTTAAAAATGCCTCATCAACTGGAATAAGCAATTTTGCCAGCACGAGTTTGATAGAAAAAAACTTTGACTTTAACCTGTCAAACGGTCCGGTACAGGGAGTCAGCGGTGGATTTTTTTCCCACTTATTCAACCGCAGCACCGGCTTTGCCGTGATGGGCCAGGGAAAAAGCCCTCAATATAAAGGCCAGCATATTATTGCTATCCGCGGCACCGAATTTACCTCGGGACGCGACTGGCTGACTAACTTTCATATTGGCCTCAGCGGCAGCGCCAACGGCTCAGCAGCACATGCAGGCTTTAATAAAGCCTTTAATTCCATGCGCCCGGCGTTTCAAAACTACCTGGATAAAAACCCCGGAGGAACTCTACATTGTATTGGCCACAGCCTGGGAGGAGCCTTAGCAACCCTGACCGCCAACTGGGCTAAAAGCGAATATGGCCGGGAAGTAAAACTTTACACCTTTGGTGCTCCACGAGTGGGGATGGAAGGATTTTCCATAAAAACCAATGCCAGTATAGAAAAAATCTACCGCTGCACCCATGGCGCAGATCCCGTACCCAGTGTCCCTTTATGGCCGTTTACCCATGCAGGTACTGAATATCAATTAAGCTCAGGTTCAGGCATGAGTATCGATGCCCACTCTATGACCGGCAATAGCCCGGGTTATATCAATACAGCCGGCAAATGTGATGACTTCAGCAAGTTACAAACAATCTCTGCCCGTAATATCTCCCAGACGGTCAGGTTACAATATGAAAACCGCTATCAGGCCTTCTTCTCTCCCCACTGGAGTGAACGCATCAGTGCCGCACTGATCACCCTGTTAAAAGATTCCGGCTATTATGCGGCGGTGGCAGCCCAGGCCACCATGACAGTAGGCTTAACTTTTTACGATATGCTTGCCAGAACCCTGACCGAGGTCGCTCAAGCCTCAGCAAAATTTGCCGGACAAGCCACGGGGCTTTTGGGTCATATGCTGGTGTTTGCCGGTAAAGCCAGTGTCAAAATAACCGAACTTACTTATGAATTTATCCGCTGGGTCTTTTCCATTACCGTCAATGCCTTATATCGTATCGCACGCCAGGCTATAGACAGTATCAACTGATTTCACTATCAGGGCATATTTTCGGCTGCCACGAAAGCATATCAACTGGCAGCCGACGCCTGATATTAACAAACGCTAATTCAATACTAACCTTTAGAATTCTCCCCAAACCTACAGAGCCAAAAACACCCCCGCCAGGCTGGCGCTCATCAAATTAGATAAAGACCCGGCAATCACGGCCTTCAACCCCAGGCGGGCAAGATCCGGACGCCGCTCCGGCGCTATCGCTCCCAGGCCCCCCAATAAAATGGCAATCGCCGATAAATTGGCAAAACCGCACAGGGCAAAGGTAATGATCACCTGGCTGTTCTCGGACAAAACCTCCTTGGCCTGGACAAAATCAATATAAGCAACAAATTCATTCACCATAAACTTTTGCCCGATATAACTGCCCGCCTGCAACGCTTCTTCCCAGGGTGCCCCTATCAACAGGGCCAGCGGAGAAAACAGATATCCCAGCAACATTTCTATGGTAACGCCATTGAAGCCGAGCCAGGCGGCCACGCCCCCGACCACACTGTTCATCAGCGCAATCAGACCGATAAAAGCCAGCAGCATGCCACCAACATTAAAGGCGAGCTTCATACCGTCTGCCGCCCCTGTAGCCGCAGCATCGATCACATTCACCGGCTGGTTGTCACCGCCATCTTGAATGCCCGCCAGAGAATCTATCGGCTTACCCGTTTCCGGCATGATGATTTTCGCCATCAACAAGCCGCCGGGGGCCGCCATAAAGGATGCCGCCACCAGGTATTTCAGCTCTATGCCCAAGCTGGCATAACCCACCAGCACCGAGCCCGCCACCGAAGCGGTGCCGCCAACCATTACCGCAAACAACTGGGACTGGCTCATATGGGCAATAAAAGGACGCACCACCAGCGGCGCTTCCGTCAGGCCGACAAAAATATTGGCTGTAGCCGACATGGCTTCCGGCCGGCTGATCCCGAGCAATTTCTGCAAACCGCCGCCAAGCAAGTGAATGACCTTCTGCATAACACCCAGGTAATACAGCACGGCAATCAGGGACGAGAAAAAGATGATAATCGGCAGCACCCGCAGGGCAAAAATAAAACCGCTGCTGCCGAACACCTCAAACATTTTCTCCCCCACCAGGGCGCCGAAAATAAAATCAACCCCGTGCTGGCCGCTGTCGATCACCCATTGCACCCCGGCGGAAATGCTGCTTAACACCGCCTGGCCAAACGGCAGATACAGCACAAAAGCGGCAAACCCCGCCTGTAAGAAAAACGCCCAGCTAACGGTGCGCAGGTTAATGGCCTGGCGATCGGCAGACATTAACACCGCCAAAGTGATCAGGGTAACAATCCCTAAAATTCCCATGGGAAATTCCATAAAACTTCTCAACTCTTATTCTTTTATGCTTTGCTTACCTGCCGCCGGCTTTGTCCGTCCCCGGGCAGGCGCAACACTTATTTTTTTCAGACAGGGCCGGGCAGTTTCGCACAGCTTAACGCCAAGCGCTAATGTTTAAACGCGGCAATAGATTTGTACCGCCGGTCAATAATGGCTACACTCGGCCTAACCTTTTGCTTTTCAGCTTTTTACCGGGCGTCGGGCAAGGGCGGATAATTTATGTAACTATATCTCAGGTGCAAGACTAGCTTTGGAATCCTCACAACTGTCCCGCGTTAATATCAACCTGCTGGTAACCCTGCAGGTATTGCTGAAAGAGCGCAATGCCTCGGCAGCCGCCAACCAGCTCAACCTAAGCCAGTCTTCCGTCAGTAAAAACCTCGCCCAGCTGCGCCATTTATTTAACGATCCCCTGTTTCACCGCTCGGCCCGGGGACTTATTCCCACCGCCTATGCCCTGGCGCTGGAGCCGAAATTAACCTCGGCGCTGGCGGCGATGCAGCAGCTGTTTTCCCCGGATGAATTCGACCTCAGCTCTTACCAGGGCTGTATCCGCCTGTCGATGCAGGAAAGCGCTTTTGAATTTATTGCCGGGGCCTTTATCAGCAAGGTGCTGAGCAAGGCACCGGGCATGAAGTTAAATACCTGGTTTAAAGACAACATCAGCCTGGAGCAGCTCAACCAGGGACAGCTGGATTTTGTGATCTTGCCCCATGATATCGGCCAGACGCCTAACCTGGGGAATTTACTCAATATCAGGGAATTGTATCGCGATGACCTGGTGTGCCTGGTGCAGGAAAATCACCCGGCCTTGTCCAAACCCTGGGATCAGGATGCCTACCTGAGCTGCCGCCATATCCATGTACGCGATAACGAGCTCGGCCAGCCGATATTTGATAAAAACCTCGCCAAGCAAGGCTTGCAGCGGGATATTGCCATCAATGTGCCCGACTTTAACACCGCCGGCAGTTTATGCAGCCGCTCGGATCTAGTGTTTACCACCTCTTCCACCTGGGCCAGGTTCGCCCTGAGCCACAAACCCTTGCGCCAGCTGCCCATGCCCTGCCCGTCTTTACCTGTGGTCTATTCCCTGATCTGGCACCAGCGCAGCGATCTCGACCCGGCGCATTTATGGTTGAAAAACCAGATTATCCAGGCCGCCGACAGCATCAATAACCAGAATAAATCCGCCTAAATAAGCAGCAGTAAAAAAAGTGAGCGCCTGGCGGGATTCACCGGCGAGGCTTGGTTGGGAGGCATACACTAGCTATCCTGAAAGCAAAGCGCTCAAAAAGGTACAATAGTCAACGGCTAAAGATCAAAACCCCTTAACGGCAATTCACGGCTTTGC
This genomic window from Thalassomonas viridans contains:
- a CDS encoding lipase family protein; translation: MSVLTPRIAAELAEFVYQFKNASSTGISNFASTSLIEKNFDFNLSNGPVQGVSGGFFSHLFNRSTGFAVMGQGKSPQYKGQHIIAIRGTEFTSGRDWLTNFHIGLSGSANGSAAHAGFNKAFNSMRPAFQNYLDKNPGGTLHCIGHSLGGALATLTANWAKSEYGREVKLYTFGAPRVGMEGFSIKTNASIEKIYRCTHGADPVPSVPLWPFTHAGTEYQLSSGSGMSIDAHSMTGNSPGYINTAGKCDDFSKLQTISARNISQTVRLQYENRYQAFFSPHWSERISAALITLLKDSGYYAAVAAQATMTVGLTFYDMLARTLTEVAQASAKFAGQATGLLGHMLVFAGKASVKITELTYEFIRWVFSITVNALYRIARQAIDSIN
- a CDS encoding NupC/NupG family nucleoside CNT transporter — encoded protein: MEFPMGILGIVTLITLAVLMSADRQAINLRTVSWAFFLQAGFAAFVLYLPFGQAVLSSISAGVQWVIDSGQHGVDFIFGALVGEKMFEVFGSSGFIFALRVLPIIIFFSSLIAVLYYLGVMQKVIHLLGGGLQKLLGISRPEAMSATANIFVGLTEAPLVVRPFIAHMSQSQLFAVMVGGTASVAGSVLVGYASLGIELKYLVAASFMAAPGGLLMAKIIMPETGKPIDSLAGIQDGGDNQPVNVIDAAATGAADGMKLAFNVGGMLLAFIGLIALMNSVVGGVAAWLGFNGVTIEMLLGYLFSPLALLIGAPWEEALQAGSYIGQKFMVNEFVAYIDFVQAKEVLSENSQVIITFALCGFANLSAIAILLGGLGAIAPERRPDLARLGLKAVIAGSLSNLMSASLAGVFLAL
- a CDS encoding amidohydrolase family protein, coding for MRPQLFFLILILVPLFSQAQQVIKYDWLTSGEKSGSMEVTYIDDKHTVTTSEFNDRGRGPKIRDEIWLNDQGMISKQNVSGHAYMGAKVDEQFTLNNGMAQWQNTIETDSQKIQDKAFYSAADGTLYFYELLVKAIAASKEQKIRLLPSGTATFEKITSTQVNHGGQSKTVHLLAIKGFGFSPTYGWFDDNYRLFGFSFGWMGITLQGWGDNLAKLKALQETAEDNYFRQQAKKFSQDLDGITLINNVHVFTATDAGLIKNTQVAIENGKIIAVGKDANIKAARTIDGKGNTLMPGLWDMHSHISLQGGYLNIAAGITSVRDLANEHNQLMEATKLFNNNDAIGPTIYRAGFIDQQSPYSAPTGKLATSLEQALEYIDWYGERGYQQIKIYSSINPEWVPALAKRVHKNNMKLSGHIPSFMTTEQAVKDGFDEIQHINMLFLNFLADKDSDTRTPLRFTLVGDKAGELDLDSKAVKDFIALLKKEDVIVDPTVTIFEGMFLNKAGEIDPSYQAIAEHMPADVRRGFLSSSLDINADNEAAYKRSFQALLKMIKKLHDAGVRLVPGTDALEGFTLHRELELYAQAGISNEEVLKIATVNSARIAGQENVGTIAPGQTADFILLEGNPLENISDIRNVALVFKGEKLYKPNELYQAIGIKPFSAFH
- a CDS encoding LysR family transcriptional regulator, translated to MESSQLSRVNINLLVTLQVLLKERNASAAANQLNLSQSSVSKNLAQLRHLFNDPLFHRSARGLIPTAYALALEPKLTSALAAMQQLFSPDEFDLSSYQGCIRLSMQESAFEFIAGAFISKVLSKAPGMKLNTWFKDNISLEQLNQGQLDFVILPHDIGQTPNLGNLLNIRELYRDDLVCLVQENHPALSKPWDQDAYLSCRHIHVRDNELGQPIFDKNLAKQGLQRDIAINVPDFNTAGSLCSRSDLVFTTSSTWARFALSHKPLRQLPMPCPSLPVVYSLIWHQRSDLDPAHLWLKNQIIQAADSINNQNKSA
- a CDS encoding DUF6795 domain-containing protein, which translates into the protein MPSVNSKDNYRTKLKFALKGSLLIFLILSIATITKGMADMFGFFKKYDVHLCPEVKGQIFNQGKPLAGEKIIRYLSYVDYKDRFDHTFTDEEGRFSLPEVNIRSKLPGNFLVEHNTLQIIYIEQNKKKYTLWNSSLEGYEPKAAYARKLSSLNCDLTSPDVSFEFANDQNPQRPHYAGSICRWDKDFKIY
- a CDS encoding DUF6795 domain-containing protein, coding for MFGFFKKYDVHLCPEVKGQILKEGKAVAGTEVIRSLTYVDNKERIDSVKTDNEGYFIFPEVNIRSKMPGNFMVEHTTRQIIFVEDEDQKRPLWLSTHTGIKPVSTYNKKLASLNCDLTSPLAHFEFTHEYNPDRRHSAASICRWEEDFEIYKIEE